One window of Burkholderia cepacia GG4 genomic DNA carries:
- the hpaR gene encoding homoprotocatechuate degradation operon regulator HpaR: MNRTLDHRNLAMLLLEARETLMGLFRPILKEFALTEQQWRIIRVLDGEPAQALEAGQIARRCCILSPSLTGVLERMERDGLITRTRAQEDQRRLLVSLTPQSKKLVTEIGPRIDEQYRQLEARFGQDGLDDIYRALDRLIELGSAS, from the coding sequence ATGAACCGTACGCTCGACCATCGCAACCTGGCCATGCTGCTGCTCGAGGCCCGCGAAACGCTGATGGGCCTGTTCCGCCCCATTCTCAAGGAATTCGCGCTGACCGAACAGCAATGGCGGATCATCCGCGTGCTCGACGGCGAGCCGGCGCAGGCGCTCGAAGCGGGCCAGATCGCGCGCCGCTGCTGCATCCTGAGCCCGAGTCTCACGGGCGTGCTGGAACGGATGGAACGCGACGGCCTGATCACGCGCACGCGCGCGCAGGAGGATCAGCGCCGGCTGCTGGTGAGCCTGACGCCGCAAAGCAAGAAGCTGGTGACGGAAATCGGCCCGCGCATCGACGAGCAGTACCGCCAGCTCGAAGCGCGTTTCGGCCAGGACGGCCTGGACGACATCTACCGCGCGCTCGATCGGCTGATCGAGCTCGGCAGCGCGTCCTAG